The Anastrepha ludens isolate Willacy chromosome 2, idAnaLude1.1, whole genome shotgun sequence genome contains a region encoding:
- the LOC128870116 gene encoding MAU2 chromatid cohesion factor homolog: MASTSTATAPSQDACYISLLGLAEYFRTSKPPNIKKCIQCLQALFTFQPPTKVEARTHLQMGQILMAYTLNTDLARNHLETAWKLSETLVHFDDVKFDTASLLAQLHVQLEQNSQAKAMLRRAVELSQHNVFWHCKLLLQLAQIHASDREYSLASELLAVGVESAEETGATYLKVLFLLSRAMILMIERKTNDVLALLNTAGAIIDNNITNCHQKEYLKVFFLVLQVCYYLALGQVKTVKPSLKQLQTSIQTIMAPNWPSDEAIFGQNALEMFVWLPKEQLYVLVYLVTVSHSMMAGYMDKAQKYTEKALTQIEKLKAQDDKPILSVFKVILIEHIVMCRMVMGNRILAITEIAAARDVCLATPNRGLLRRHSAQLHCLLGLYSMSTSFYEHAERQFIACVMETSERDLKLFANLNLAIIFLRTKREQDLKQILDTVSTENTHTHSSQALMGGFYYVQGLHAFHKSSFHEAKRFLRETLKMANAEDLNRLTSCSLVLLSHVFLSIGNSKESMNMVTPAMQLASKIPDIHVQLWGSAILKDLHRMSKDVLHEKEAFANHVKYSENLIADQRKCVQSVHHSLINWFNSEPPTTSASSSDDAGGGGQMSLMRHIT, from the exons ATGGCATCAACTAGCACTGCAACAGCGCCGTCCCAGGATGCGTGCTATATTTCCTTGCTTGGCTTGGCCGAGTACTTCCGCACATCCAAGCCGCCGAACATTAAGAAATGTATACAGTGCTTACAAGCGTTGTTCACTTTCCAGCCACCAACCAAGGTGGAGGCACGCACACATCTACAAATGGGCCAAATATTGATGGCATATACATTAAACACCGACTTGGCTCGCAATCATTTAGAAACTGCTTGGAAACTTTCCGAAACATTGGTACATTTTGATGATGTGAAGTTTGACACCGCCTCGTTGTTGGCACAGCTACACGTTCAGTTGGAACAAAATTCACAGGCAAAGGCAATGCTCCGTCGGGCAGTCGAATTATCGCAGCACAATGTGTTTTGGCATTGCAAACTACTCTTACAACTTGCGCAAATACATGCTTCGGATCGGGAGTATTCgttggcctcagaattgctagCCGTGGGTGTGGAGTCTGCAGAGGAGACGGGAGCTACGTATCTCaaagtgttgtttttgttgtcacGCGCAATGATCCTGATGATTGAACGCAAAACAAACGATGTGTTAGCATTGTTAAACACGGCGGGAGCTATCATCGACAACAACATAACTAATTGCCATCAAAAGGAATACCTCAAAGTTTTTTTCCTTGTACTTCAGGTATGCTATTACCTTGCCCTGGGTCAAGTGAAGACCGTAAAACCGAGTTTAAAGCAGCTACAAACTTCCATACAAACCATAATGGCGCCCAACTGGCCGTCGGATGAAG CGATATTTGGACAAAACGCATTGGAAATGTTTGTGTGGTTACCTAAAGAACAGCTTTATGTTTTGGTATATCTAGTGACCGTATCACACTCAATGATGGCCGGATATATGGACAAAGCACAAAAGTACACCGAAAAAGCGCTCacacaaattgaaaaattaaaagcgcAAGACGACAAACCTATATTGTCGGTGTTTAAAGTGATATTAATAGAGCACATCGTCATGTGCCGTATGGTGATGGGGAATCGTATTCTGGCTATCACCGAAATCGCTGCTGCACGGGATGTTTGCCTCGCAACGCCCAATCGCGGTCTGCTCCGACGACATTCTGCACAATTACATTGCTTGCTTGGCTTGTACTCAATGTCAACTAGTTTTTATGAGCACGCAGAACGGCAATTCATTGCCTGTGTCATGGAAACATCGGAACGCGACTTGAAATTGTTTGCCAATTTAAATTTGGCAATTATATTTCTACGCACAAAGCGGGAACAGGATCTAAAACAAATATTGGACACCGTGTCTACGGaaaatacgcacacacatagcAGTCAAGCGCTAATGGGAGGTTTCTATTACGTGCAGGGACTTCATGCGTTCCATAAAAGCAGCTTTCACGAAGCCAA ACGATTTCTGCGCGAAACATTGAAAATGGCAAATGCTGAGGATCTAAATCGTCTAACctcttgctcattagtgttactgTCACATGTCTTCCTTAGCATTGGTAATTCAAAGGAGAGCATGAATATGGTAACACCGGCCATGCAGTTGGCTTCCAAAATACCCGATATTCATGTACAATTGTGGGGTTCGGCTATACTCAAAGATCTTCATCGCATGTCTAAGGATGTGCTGCACGAAAAGGAGGCCTTTGCCAATCATGTAAAATACTCTGAAAATTTGATAGCTGATCAGCGAAAATGTGTCCAGAGTGTGCACCATTCGTTAATAAATTGGTTCAACTCTGAGCCACCCACAACCAGTGCGAGCAGCTCCGACGATGCTGGCGGTGGTGGACAAATGTCGCTAATGAGACATATTACGTAA